TGTACCCGTAGAAGACGTTGAGCCCGACCGGCCGCTCCTCGCCGTCGAGCGCCTGTCGCATCAGGTCCAGCGAGCGGCGCATCTCGTCGGCCCGCTCGACGCCCGCCTCGCAGTTGCCGGTGAGCCGGCCGATTCGCTCGGTCTTCTCCGCGACGAACGAGAGCGACGTCGCCTCTCCGAAGACGTAGACGGGGATTCCCGCGTCGCGGATCTGCTCGACGCGCTCGGCGGCGAAGCCGTAGGTGCTGTTCGGGACCAAGACGAGATCGGGCTCAGCGTTCAGGACCACCTCCACGCTCGGGCCGTTCGCCCCCGAGACGTTCGCCTTCTCGTTCGCGCCGTCGAGGTACGTCGCGTACCGCGAGACGCCGACGACCTCGTCCCGCGCGCCGATCTCCCACATCGTCTGGGCCGCGCTCGGATTGAGCGTCACGACTCGTTGGGGGTCTTCGGGAACCTCGACCTCGGTACCCGTCGCGTCAGTCGTCGCGTAGGGGAACTCGCAGGTCGTCGCGTCGCCGCCGTGCGATTCCACGGGGCCGCCGTCCGCGGCGGTGGCGGCCGCCGCGGGACCGGCGGCGACGGTGACGAGTAGGACAGAGAGCACGAGCGCCTTGCGGAGCATACCGTGGGCTGGACGCCATTGCAACAAGTATTTGCCTAATCCAAGTGAGATTGGGTACTACCGTGACCGTCAGGACGCGCACCGTCGGCTGGTCGGCCGCGCTGACGGCCGTCCTCGCGCTGACGGTCGTCCTGAGCGCCGGCGTCGGCCCGGTGTCGATCCCGGCGCCGACCGTCGCGAAGATCCTGCTCTCTGCGGACCCCTCGCCGCTGGCGTTCGAGCGGGCGATCAGCCGTACGAACCGGCTCATCGTCCTGAACATCCGGCTGCCGCGGATCGTCCTGGCGGCCCTCGTCGGCTTCGCGCTCGCGACCGCGGGCGTGGTGATGCAGGGGTTCTTCCGCAATCCGATGGCCGATCCCTCGATCGTCGGCGTCTCCTCGGGCGCGGCCGTCGGCGCCGTCGCGACGATCGTGCTCCCGTTCGCGTTCCCGTTCGGCCTCGAACTCCAGGGCGCGGCGTTCGTGACGGCCGTCCTGACCGCCTTCGGCGTCTACCTCATCGCCACTCGCGACGGCCGGACGCCGACCGCGACGCTGCTGCTCGCGGGCGTGGCCGTCCAGACGTTCCTGGGGGCGGTCATCTCGCTGTTGCTCCTGCACAGCGGCCAGAGCCTCCGCCGGGTGGTCTACTGGCTGATGGGCCACCTCGGCGGGACGACCTGGGGCGACGTCCGCGCCATCGCCGTCGTCCTCCCGCCGCTCTTCGTCCTCTTGCTCGTGTACGCCCGCGACCTCAACGTCCTCCTCCTCGGCGAGGAGGACGCCCACGCGCTCGGCATCGACGTCGAGCGGACGAAGCGGGTATTGCTCGCGGCGTCGAGCGTCGTCACCGCGGCCGCGGTCGCGGTCACTGGCGTCATCGGCTTCGTCGGGCTCATCGTGCCCCACGCGATGCGGTTGGTCGTCGGCCCCGACCACCGCGTGCTGCTCCCGACGAGCGCGCTCGCGGGCGCGTCGTTCCTCGTCGCCACCGACACGCTGGCGCGCTCGGGCGCGGCGGAGGTCCCGGTCGGGATCGTCACGGCCGCGCTCGGCGCGCCGTTCTTCCTGTATTTGCTCCGCTCGCGGGAGGTGACTGGCCTGTGAGCGATCCGCTCGTCTCCGTCGAGGATCTCCGAGTCGCGTTCGGGTCGCTGACCGTACTCGACGGTATCGACGCGACCGTCGAGCCGGGGTCCTTCGTCGGTCTCGTCGGTCCCAACGGGGCCGGAAAGACCACGCTCCTCCGAACGCTCAACGGGACGGTATCGCCCGACTCGGGCACCGTCTCCGTCGCGGGCGAACGCATCGCGGATCTCTCGTCGAGGGCCGCGAGCCGGCTCGTCGCGACCGTCCCCCAGGACACGAGCGTCGCCTTCGAGTTCGACGTCCGGCAGATCGTCGAGATGGGACGCAACCCCCATCGATCGCGGTTCGGCGGCTGGTCCCGCGCCGACGCCGAGGCCGTCGAGCGCGCGCTGGACCGCGCGGACGTTCGTGAGTTCGTGGAGCGCTCGATCACGACCCTCTCGGGGGGCGAGCGCCAGCGCGTTCTCCTGGCGCGGGCGCTCGCCCAGGAGACGCCGCTGTTGCTCTTGGACGAACCGACCGCGAGCCTCGACATCAATCACCAGGTCCGCACGCTCGAACTACTGCGGAGTCTCGTCGCCGACGGCAAGACCGCGATCACGGCGATCCACGACCTGAACCTCGCGGCCCACTACTGCGACGAACTGCTCCTCCTCTCCGACGGGAAGGTCGCCGCCCAGGGGCCGCCGGAAGCGGTGCTCACAGAACGGGCCCTGGAGGACGCCTTCGACGCCAACGCGGTGGTCTCGCGGCACCCGGTCACGGGGTCGGTGTACGTCACCGCCCTCCCCGACGGGAAGCCGGTCGACGGCACGGACCGCTCCGAACCCGCGGGAGGCGACTCCGAGCGACCCGGCCGCGTCCACGTGATCGGCGGCGGCGGGACGGCCGCGAGGCTCCTCTACGTGCTCGATGCGGCGGGATACGAGGTCACGATCGGGGCGCTCAACGAGGGCGACACCGACACCGAGACCGCTCGGTCTATCGGGCTCGATCCCGTGACCGTTGAGCCCTTCGCCGGCGTCGACCCCGAGACGCGGGCGGCGGTCGAGCGGCGCATCGACGCCGCCGACTGCGTCGTCGTCGCGGACGTCGAGATCGGGACCGGGAACCTCCCGAACCTCCGGGCGGCCACCGCGGCCGACCGAGTGGTGCTCGTCGAGGACCGACCGTTCGACGAGCGGAACTACGTCGGCGAAGAGGCCGCGCGGGTCTACGAGTCGCTCCGGGAACGCGCTCGAACCGTCGCGTCGAAAGACGTCTCGACCGCCGTGGTGGATCTGATCGACCGCGATATGCCTGTTCACAGTGACGGTACCGGAGGCGAGACGGCGGAGCCCGCGCCCCGAGATCGACGGCCGAGCGAGCGATCTCGGTGACCCTCGCCGGGGAGTCGCGTCGCTACGGATTCCGGCGAACGTTTCGGCTCGGTATTGTGTTCGCACACGGCCGACAGATTTTTTATGCGCGGAGTACAAGTGTGGGGTGAGAACGAGGCGGTGGTTCGGTTCTCACCGTCCTCCCGTACCACAAAATGAGTGATGCCCTTCACGCGCGCACGCGCGAGAACGACGAAGAGCGAACGTGGCGCGACCACAGCGCCGACGAGAGCCGTCGCGCTGACCAGAACGAGACGCGGGACCAGGAGTCGACCGAAGAGGAGTCGCTCCAGTGCCCCGAGTGCGGTTCGACAGACCTCGTCACCGACGACGAGCGCGGCGAGACCGTCTGTAACGACTGCGGCTTGGTCGTCGACGAGGACTCGATCGACCGCGGCCCCGAGTGGCGCGCCTTCGACAGCGCCGAACGCGACGAGAAGTCCCGGGTCGGCGCGCCGACGACGAACCTGATGCACGACAAGGGCCTGTCGACCAACATCGGCTGGCAGGACAAAGACGCCTACGGCAACTCCCTGTCGTCGAATCAGCGCCAGAAGATGCAGCGGCTGCGGACCTGGAACGAGCGGTTCCGCACCCGCGACTCGAAGGAGCGCAACCTCAAGCAGGCGCTCGGCGAGATCGACCGGATGGCCTCCGCGCTCGGCCTCCCCGAGAACGTCCGCGAGACCGCGTCGGTCATCTACCGCCGCGCGCTCGACGAGGACCTGCTGCCCGGCCGTTCCATCGAGGGAATCGCGACCGCATCCCTCCACGCGGCCGCCCGGATGGCGCAGGTGCCCCGGAGCATCGACGAGGTCGCGCGGGTCTCCCGCGTCGACGAGGACGAGTTCGAGCGGGCGTACCGCTACGTCGTCCGCGAGCTCTCCCTGGAGATCCAGCCGGCCGATCCCGCCGAATACGTCCCGCGGTTCGCCTCGGATCTTGACATCCCCAAGGAGACCGAGCGGACGGCGAACGACCTCCTGGAGAACGCCAAGCGACAGAACGTCCACTCCGGGAAGTCGCCGGTCGGCCTCGCGGCCGCCGCGCTCTACGCCGCCGCACAGTTGACCAACGAGGAGCTGACCCAAGCGGACGTGAGCGAGGTGACCGACATCTCGGAGGTCACGATCCGCAACCGCTATCAGGAACTGCTCGAAGCCTGGGACCTCGACTCGCCGCACGGCGGTCGAAGCGGCGCCGCCGAGGCTTAGGCCCGACAAATCCGTTTGTCGTCGACGGCGACGCATCGAAACCGCGCGGCCACTACTCCTCGACGACCACGACGCCCTTCATCCCGAGCGTCTCGTGGGGCGTGCAGTAGTACTTCACCGTGCCGGCTTCCTCGAAGGTCTGTGAGAACGTGAAGCCCTCCTCTTGGGTCTGCTCCGACTCGAAGGAGCCGTCCTCGGCGACGACGTTGTGGAGGCTCCCTCGGCCGGTCCACTCCCAGACGACGGTCGTGCCGGTCGAGACGCGGATCGCCGCGGGGCCGTACCCGTAGTAGGCGCCGTTGGCCTCGACCCCGACGTCGACGGTGACCTCCGACTGGCCGGTCCGGTCGACGACGCCGTCGTAGTTGGACGTCTCCGAGAGGTAGCCGTCGAACGAGGGCGTGCCGCCGCCTCCGCCGCCGGAGCCCGAATCGCCGTCGGATCCCGAGCCGCCGTTCGAGCCCGAGTCGCCGTCGGACCCGCCGGACCCGCCGGAGCCGCCCGAGCCGGAACAGCCGGCGAGACCGACACCGGCCGCGGTTACTACGCCGACGAATCCCCGCCGTGTGAGGTGGGTTCGCGTCATCGGCCGAGTTTGGGACCTGCCTCATAAGTCGGTGCTGACTCGTTCTCAGTTTCCGAAAACGGCCGGAACCCGTTCGGGGATGGGCCTACGTGTGTACGACGATGAGTGAGACGAGTGAGGAACGACGGATGCGCATGACCGAACCCCGCGGCGACACGACGCCCGAGTGGGAGGTGTTCTGCCGGTCCGCAGAGAGCGAGCCGCTCAGCCACGTCGGGAGCGTGTCGGCGCCGACAGAAGAGGTGGCCCGCGAGCAGGCGGAGTCGCTGTTCGGGTGGACGGCGCACACGCTCTGGCTCTGTCGCGCCGACGACGTCGCCCGATTCACCGCCCGGGACCTGGGTGCCGAATCCGACGCGGCGGCCAACGCCGACGCGGAAACCGCCGGAGGTGAGTCCCGATGATCTCGATCAGCAAACTCCTCTGTGACCTCGACGCCGAGGGCGACGGGCTCCGCTACGACGACGGCCGCGACTCCGCGAAGGAACAGATCACAGAAGAGCGGACGACGAAGCCGGTCGTCGTCTGGAACCTCACGCGGCGCTGCAACCTCTACTGCGAGCACTGCTACGCCGGGGCCGACCTCGACGCCGCGCCCGGCGAGCTCACGACCGCCGAGGGCAAGCAGCTGCTCGACGAACTCGCGGACTACGGCGTCCCGGTCGTGCTCTTTTCGGGCGGCGAGCCGCTCGTCCGCGACGACCTCGAAGAGCTGGTCGGCCACGCCGCTGACCGCGGCATCCGCCCCGTGCTCTCGACGAACGGCACGCTCGCGACGCCCGAGCGTGCTCAGGCGCTCCGCGCGGCCGGCCTGAAGTACGCGGGCGTCTCCGTCGACGGGATGCCCGAGCGCAACGACGCCTTCCGCGGCGAGGAGGGCGCCTTCGACGCCGCCGTGCGGGGCATCGAGAACTTCCTCGACGCGGGGCTGAAGACCGGGCTCCGGTACACCATCACCGAGAAGAACGCCGCCGATATGGAGTCGGTCGTCGACCTGCTCTCGGAGGTCGGCCTCGATCGCTTCTGCTTTTACCACCTCGATTACGGCGGCCGCGGCGGCGAGATCGCGGACGCGGACCTCTCGCCCGAGGAGCGGCGCCGGGCGGTCGAGCGGCTCTGTGAGATGACCCTCGACTACCACCGGAACGGAGAGGAGATCGAGACCCTGCTCGTCGGCAACTACTGCGACGCCGCGTTCCTCGTCGAGTACGCCCGCGAGCACTTCGGCGAGGCGAAGGCCGACGCCGTCCGCCGGTACCTCGAAGTGAACGGCGGCGACCCGACCGGCGAGCGCGTCGCCGACGTCGACTACCAGGGCAACGTCCACCCGACGCAGTTCTGGCAGGGGTACAGCCTCGGCAACGTCCGCGACCGGCCGTTCGGCGCCATCTGGGAGGACGAGTCGAACCCCCTCCTGCGCGCGCTCCGCAACCGCGAGGCGCACCTCTCGGGGCGCTGTGCGAGCTGTCAGTACCAGGACATCTGCCGCGGCGGCTCCCGGCTCCGCGCGATCGCCGCCGAGGGCGACGTCTTCGGTCCCGACCCGCAGTGTTACCTGACGCCGCGAGAGCGCCTCGGACCCGCCGCCGACCCGAGCGGCTCCGCGGCCGACTGACGAAATCGCAGAATCGACCGCCCGGACCGTTTTGCGACCGCTCGCGAGTCGACGTAGCGCCGTCGGCACAAGACTTAGATACTGTGTCGCGGTAACACAGACCAAATGACCGACAGCGACCTCACGTTTCCGGCGTGCTGTTCGGTCTGTCCGTACCGGAGCGCGTTCACGGCGTCCTGTACGCACGACCTCCGGCAGGCCGTGGTCGCCGAGATCGACGAGTCGCGTCCGTGTCCGATCTACGCCGAGGAGAAGACCGACGCGATGCGGCGACTGGCCGAGTCGTTGTAGCCCAGCGAGCGGAGTCCGGCGACGGCGGACCGTCAGCTCTCGGCCGGGACGTTCTCCAGTCGCACCGTCCGGTCGGTGACGGTCGCCCCCGACTCCCGGTACGTGACGGCCGTGACCGCCAGGCTCGCGGGCGATTCACCCGTCGGCAGTTCCCAGGTGTTCGTCAGCTCCCGCGTCTCTCCCGGCGGGATCTGCCCGGACGAAGCGCGCTCCTCGACGGTCGTCCCGTCGTCTGTCGTCACCGTGCTCAGGCGGAGTTCGTAGGGCGCCTCGCCCGCGTTCTCGACGTCGACGACCAGCTCGAACGTCCAGGAGCCGTCGTCGCTGATGTGGACGACCGCGTCGGTCACGATCTCGGTCGGCGCCGTCTCGGGCAGCAGTTCGTCGCCGATACCGACGCCCTGGGGCGGCGACGTCGTCGTGGTCGCCGTCGCCTCGCTTTCGCTTCCGTCGCCGCCGAACAGCCGCTCTCGGATCAGCCCGAGGAAGGTCGTCGCCTCGATCGCGATCGGGATGCCGATCCCGAGGCCGACCAGGATGCGGATCAGCCACCGCCGGCTCACGTCGTCGTCAGCGTCGCTCATCCGTGCGTTGGTGTGCGGTCGCCGAAAGCGGTCTCGTCGGGCAGGTCACGTCGGGAAGGGGACGCTTCCGGGCGTGAGGATCCCGTTCTCGATCATCCCCCACAGCGGGAGCCCGTAGGCGATCACCACGAGCACGACCGCGATGGCCGCCCACAGACGGAGGTTGTCGAGCACGCGCGGTCCGTCGTCTGCCCCGGACAGCGGCGCCGGAATCGAGCCGTTGACCCGGAGCTGGCCGGCGCCGCGGCGGGAGAGCCACGTCCCGAGCATCACGACCAGGAACATCGCCAGCCCGAGGAACAGGAGCGTGCCGCCGATCGCGATCTGCAGCTGCATCTCGGCGATGCTCCCGAGGACCGGATCGAACGCGCCCGCGCCGGCGTCGCCGAACAGCGGCTTAGCGGTCCGGCGCGGCAGTCCGGCGAGTCCGCCGCGGTGCATCGCGTTCGACATCAGCGTCATCCCCAGGAACCACACGTAGGGCTGGGCCATCGCGATGCGCCGGTGCTGGAGGCGCTTGCCCGTGAGCTGCGGGTAGAGCCAGTAGGCCGACGCCATCGCCGTCAGCGCGAACGCGGTGCCGACGGTGAGGTGGAAGTGACCGGGCACCCACAGCGTGTTGTGGATGAGGTAGTTGATGTTCATCCCGGCGTTGATCATCCCCGAGAAGCCGCCGGCGGCGAACATCAGCCCCGCGAGCGCCATCCCCGAGAACGCCGGCTTGTCCCAGGGGAGCGCGCGGAGCCAGCCGAGGTAGCCCTTGCCGCCGCGCTGGCGCGCCCCGTGTTCGAGCGACGCCACGACGGTGAACGCCGTCAAGAGCGAGGGGAGCAACAGCATCATCGTGTTCGTCATCGCGATGAACTTGAAGCCCTCGGCGATGCCGGGGTCGACGTACTGGTGGTGGAACCCGACCGGCGTCGACAGCAGGACGAACAGCACGAACACGACCCGCGCGAGGGGGTCGCTGAACAGCCGGCCGCCGGCGAGCTTCGGCAGCACCGTGTACCAGGCCAGATAGCCCGGCAGGAGCCAGAAGTACACGACGGGGTGGCCGAAGTACCAGAACAGCGTCCGCGTCAGGAGCGGGTCGATCTCGCTGATCCACCCCAGCGACCACGGGATCAGGAAGACGACCACCTCGATGGCGACCCCGAGCGTGGAGAGGTACCACATGATGAACGTCGTCAGCACCATGAACGTCTGCAGCGGGATCCGCGAGTCCGGGTTCTCCCGCCGCCAGTCGCGGTACATCATGAAGTACTCGACCCCGACGATCCAGGAGCCGACGATGAGGAGCGCGGCGCCGACGTAGAACGCCGGGCTCGCCTTCAGCGGGACGTAGAAGGTGTAGAGCACGTCCGCGGAGTCGAACGGGAGGCCGGGGGCGAAGCCGTTCAGGATCGAGATCGCCGCGAGCGCGGTCCCGACGAACATCGAGCCGAACCCGAGCCACGCCAGTTTCGGGTTCGACATCGGCCGGTCGAGGCTCCGGGTGACGGCCCAAAGGAAGAACCCGCAGATGAAGAACGTCGTGAACACGAGCGCCAGCAGGACGCCGTGGCCGGTCAGGACCGTGTAGTACTGCGAGGCGTTGATCGGGAGCAGCGACCGGAGCGTGTTCGTCCGGTAGAGCGCCTGCAGGAGCCCGAAGAACCCCCCGAGCGCGAGCGCGACGAACGCGACCGCGAAGTGCCATCTCGTGAGCCGTGCGACCTCCGGATAGTCGTCGACGAACGTCATTGGTCGGTCACCTCCTGTGACTCCATATCGAACTGGTCGCGGGGGACCACCTCGACGGTGCCGCGCATCGTGTGGTGGGCCGCCCCGCAGTACTCGTTACAGACGATGTGGTACGTCCCGGGCTCGTCGAAGTTGACGGTGACCTCCGCGACCTGCCCCGGGATGACCATCGTGTTGACGTTCGTCCCGGCGAGGTTGAAACCGTGGGTCACGTCCGGGCTGCTGACGTAGAAGGTCACGTCGGTGTCGGCCGGGACGCGGATGGGCGAGTTCGTTCCCGGCTGGAACGCGAACTGCTGTGCGCGGACGTAGACGTCGTAGCCGCCGTCGTCGGCCTCGTAGACGCCCGGCTCGCGGAAGTTCTCGGAGTCGGTCAGCGCCGACGGATCGACGATGCCGCCGGAGTCGTCGACCATCGCGACGCCGGGGCCGACCGCCCCGTAGACGATCGTCGCGATCAGGACGACGATGAGCAGCAGCGATGCACCAAACCAGAGTTTCTCGAATCTGTGTATCTCCATCGTTGTCTCACCCGATTACCGTCGGTCCGTTCCCGAGGAACTCCACGAAGTATATGAACACCCACAGCCCCAGGAGTATGAGGAAGTACACGACGATGAGCGACGCCGTCCCGACGGGGTCGTAGTCGTCGTGACCGATCTCGGCGACCGGCTCCTCCGGGGGTGCTTCGGGCGTCCCCGTGCCCGTCTCCTCGTCGTCCTCGCCGAACGACGGTTCGTACTCGACCTCCCCGGCGTCTTCGCCCCGGTAGAAGCTCGCGATGATCGGCGCGAGCATCCCGAGGAGGATCGTCCCCGAGAAGAGGACCTCCCAGAGGGAGATCCCGCCGCCGACCGTGCCCGTGGGGCCGCCGTCGCCGCCGGCCCCGCTCGGTGCCGGCCCCACGACGACGGCCGCCTTCATCCCGAGCGAGAGGTGGGGCTCGCAGTAGTACTTGTAGATGCCCTGCGTCTCGAAGGTGTGGCTGTAGGAGAACCCCTGATTCTCGATGGCCTCGTAGCCCTCCCAGCCCGCCCCGTCGGGCTGTGACTCGACGAGGATGTTGTGAGTGTTCGAGACCCACTCGAAGTTCACCGTGGTCCCGGGAGAGACGCGGACCGCGGCCGGCCCGTACGCGAAGGAGCCACCGTTGCCCTGGGAGCCGACTTGGATCGTGACCTCGTCTTGGCCCGTCCGGTCGACGGTCGTCCCGTCGTAGTTGCTCACCGCGCCCCCGGACGCGTCGCTCGTGAACCATCCGTCGTAGTTTCCGACGGCGACGCCGCCGCCGCTTTCCCCGCCGCCGGAGCCGGAACCGGAGCTGACGACGATGGCGGCCTTCATCCCGAGCGAGAGGTGGGGCTCGCAGTAGTACTTGTAGATGCCCTCGGTCTCGAAGGTGTGCGTGTAGGAGAACCCCTGATTCTCGATGGCCTCGTAGCCCTCCCAGCCCGCGCCGTCGGGCTGGGACTCGACGAGGATGTTGTGGGTGTTCGAGACCCACTCGAAGACGACCTCGGTCCCGGGCGAGATCTCGACGGCGGGCGGCCCGTAGGCGAAGGAACCGCCGTTGCCCTGGGAACCGACCTGGATCGTGACCTGATCCTGGCCCGTCCGGTCGACGGTCGTCCCGTCGTAGTTGTCTACTGCTCCGCCCCTGGCGTTGCTCGTGAACCATCCGCCGTACTCCTGGGCCGTGGCCGCCCCCGTCGCCGCCGTCCCCGCGGCGACGGCGGTCGCGGATCCGGCGGCCGCACGGAGGAGCCCGCGGCGCGAAACGCTCGTGTCTTTGCCTATCATAGTGCTATCTCGACTGATCGAAAGCGACTACCGAAGCAGTCCGTGGCAAACGGTCGCATACAGAACACCGGCCGGACGGATCGACGACCGACGCCGCCCGTTCGGTCACGGCGCGTGACCGATCCCGGCCGTCTCTGACGGCCGTAGCGACCGACTCCCGTGCTACGCTTTCGTCCACGCCCGACGTTCCTCGCGTGTGGGTTAAAAAGGGATACTATATTCTCAGTCGGTGAAAACAGCGTCAACTACTAAGCCCGCGGGCCCCACACCGGAGTGTATGAACCTCGGGCCACAGTTCGTCGCCGCAGTCCTGTTGCTCGCGCTCGTCCCGGTGGCCGCGTTCGCGCTCGCGCAGACGGGGATGGCCGCCGTGGCGCTCGTGAACGTGCTGCTGATCTTCGGCTGCCTGTACTACGTCCTCTCGGTTCGGGACGAGCCGCTGTCGCCGGTCGGGGAGTAGTCCCGCGATGACCGCCGGGACGACGGGCGCCGCGGTCCCGGACGTCGGCGTCGCGGCGCTCTTCGTCGTCGGCCTGTTCGGCGGCGCGCACTGCTTGGGGATGTGCGGACCGCTGGTGACGATGTACGGCGAACGGTTCGAGAGCGACGGCCGCGGACCGACCGCCCGGGCGCTCCGCCAACACGCGCTGTTCAACGCCGGCCGCACCCTGAGCTACGCCGCCATCGGGGCCCTGCTCGGCGCGCTCGGCGGCGCGGTCGTCAACGCGGGCGCGCTCGTGTCCGCCGGGACGCTCGTCCGGGGCGCGGCGGGGATCGTCGTCGGCGCGGTCGTGATCGCCGTCGGCGTCAGCTACGTGACGGGCGGCGGCATCGATCTTGCAGGCGGGTCCGTCCCGGTCGTCGGCGACGTCTTCGCCGCGGTCTCCGCCCGGCTCACGGCGCGCGTAGACACGTGGGCGACGGGACCGAAGATCGCCGGCCTTGGGGCGATGCACGGACTGCTCCCGTGTCCGATCCTCTATCCGGCGTTCCTCTACGCGCTGTCGACCGGCTCGGCCGTCTCCGGCGGCCTGGCGCTCGGCGCGCTCGGGCTCGGGACGTTCCCGTCGCTGTTCGTCTACGGGACCGTGCTCGATTCGGTCGGCGCGCCGCTCAGGCGACGGCTCCACCGCGGCATCGGCGTCGCCTTCGTGATCGCCGGGACGATCCCGCTCGCGAAGGGGCTGACCGCGCTCGGGTGGGCCGTGCCGCACATCCCGCTGCCGATGCCGCCGATGCCGACCTGACGACGACGAACCACACCGATGACCTGCACGCTCTGTGACCTTCCGACGCCCGATCCGCCCCTCACCGACCCCGAGGTCCCCGGCGAGTACTGCTGTCGGGGCTGTCTGGAGGTCGCGCGGACGGTCGAGGACCCGACGGACGTCGACGGCGAGACGGCCGCCGAGCCGGTCGACGCCGGCCCCGACGACGCCGAGGGGGAGACCGCCTTCCTCTCGGTGTCGGGGATGCACTGTGCGACCTGCGAGGCGTTCATCGAGTCCCGCGCGACCGACCGCGCGGGCGTCCGGTCGGCCTCGGCGAGCTACCCGACCGAGACGGTCAAGGTGACCTACGACCCCGACGAGACCGACCGCGAGGCGATCGCGGCCGCGATCAGCGGGCTGGGCTATCGCGCCGACGCCAGGGACGTCGGCGACGACGCGGACGAGACGGTCTCGACGGGGCGCCTGCTCGTCGGCGGCTTCTTCGGGATGATGACGATGCTGTGGTACCTCCTCTTCCTGTACCCCGTCTATCTGGGGGTCTCGCCGGAGCTGTTGCTGTTCGACCTCTCTGGCTCGGCCGGCGCGTACCTCGTCGCGAACGTCTGGCTGATGGCGACGGTCGTGCTCAGCTACACCGGCTACCCCCTGTTCCGCGGCGCCTACGTGAGCCTCCGAGCCGGCCACCCGAATATGGATCTGCTGGTCGCGCTCGCGGCGGCCGCCGCCTACGCGTACAGCACCGTCGTCGCCCTGGTCGGCGGGATGGAGGTGTACTTCGACGTGGCTGTGGTGGTGGTGCTCGCGGTCGCCGTCGGCAACTACTACGAGGGGGCAATCAAGCGCCGCGCG
This is a stretch of genomic DNA from Halobellus sp. MBLA0158. It encodes these proteins:
- a CDS encoding PGF-CTERM-anchored ABC transporter substrate-binding protein translates to MLRKALVLSVLLVTVAAGPAAAATAADGGPVESHGGDATTCEFPYATTDATGTEVEVPEDPQRVVTLNPSAAQTMWEIGARDEVVGVSRYATYLDGANEKANVSGANGPSVEVVLNAEPDLVLVPNSTYGFAAERVEQIRDAGIPVYVFGEATSLSFVAEKTERIGRLTGNCEAGVERADEMRRSLDLMRQALDGEERPVGLNVFYGYTSGADTFIGDVMETAGLRNGAAEVGISGFQPINDETVANMSPTWIVTPEGSSIPRNAAYNSTTAVQEGNVVRVNTNYLQQPAPRSVLAAETILEAIHPDAYAEYRDLEASEESTIADTPMTVTPTGTTVETERPGTETGTPGFGVVTAAAALAAAALLARRR
- the btuC gene encoding vitamin B12 ABC transporter permease BtuC, which encodes MTVRTRTVGWSAALTAVLALTVVLSAGVGPVSIPAPTVAKILLSADPSPLAFERAISRTNRLIVLNIRLPRIVLAALVGFALATAGVVMQGFFRNPMADPSIVGVSSGAAVGAVATIVLPFAFPFGLELQGAAFVTAVLTAFGVYLIATRDGRTPTATLLLAGVAVQTFLGAVISLLLLHSGQSLRRVVYWLMGHLGGTTWGDVRAIAVVLPPLFVLLLVYARDLNVLLLGEEDAHALGIDVERTKRVLLAASSVVTAAAVAVTGVIGFVGLIVPHAMRLVVGPDHRVLLPTSALAGASFLVATDTLARSGAAEVPVGIVTAALGAPFFLYLLRSREVTGL
- a CDS encoding heme ABC transporter ATP-binding protein, translating into MSDPLVSVEDLRVAFGSLTVLDGIDATVEPGSFVGLVGPNGAGKTTLLRTLNGTVSPDSGTVSVAGERIADLSSRAASRLVATVPQDTSVAFEFDVRQIVEMGRNPHRSRFGGWSRADAEAVERALDRADVREFVERSITTLSGGERQRVLLARALAQETPLLLLDEPTASLDINHQVRTLELLRSLVADGKTAITAIHDLNLAAHYCDELLLLSDGKVAAQGPPEAVLTERALEDAFDANAVVSRHPVTGSVYVTALPDGKPVDGTDRSEPAGGDSERPGRVHVIGGGGTAARLLYVLDAAGYEVTIGALNEGDTDTETARSIGLDPVTVEPFAGVDPETRAAVERRIDAADCVVVADVEIGTGNLPNLRAATAADRVVLVEDRPFDERNYVGEEAARVYESLRERARTVASKDVSTAVVDLIDRDMPVHSDGTGGETAEPAPRDRRPSERSR
- a CDS encoding transcription initiation factor IIB — protein: MSDALHARTRENDEERTWRDHSADESRRADQNETRDQESTEEESLQCPECGSTDLVTDDERGETVCNDCGLVVDEDSIDRGPEWRAFDSAERDEKSRVGAPTTNLMHDKGLSTNIGWQDKDAYGNSLSSNQRQKMQRLRTWNERFRTRDSKERNLKQALGEIDRMASALGLPENVRETASVIYRRALDEDLLPGRSIEGIATASLHAAARMAQVPRSIDEVARVSRVDEDEFERAYRYVVRELSLEIQPADPAEYVPRFASDLDIPKETERTANDLLENAKRQNVHSGKSPVGLAAAALYAAAQLTNEELTQADVSEVTDISEVTIRNRYQELLEAWDLDSPHGGRSGAAEA
- a CDS encoding halocyanin domain-containing protein — translated: MTRTHLTRRGFVGVVTAAGVGLAGCSGSGGSGGSGGSDGDSGSNGGSGSDGDSGSGGGGGGTPSFDGYLSETSNYDGVVDRTGQSEVTVDVGVEANGAYYGYGPAAIRVSTGTTVVWEWTGRGSLHNVVAEDGSFESEQTQEEGFTFSQTFEEAGTVKYYCTPHETLGMKGVVVVEE
- a CDS encoding Htur_1727 family rSAM-partnered candidate RiPP — protein: MTEPRGDTTPEWEVFCRSAESEPLSHVGSVSAPTEEVAREQAESLFGWTAHTLWLCRADDVARFTARDLGAESDAAANADAETAGGESR
- a CDS encoding TIGR04347 family pseudo-SAM/SPASM protein, whose translation is MISISKLLCDLDAEGDGLRYDDGRDSAKEQITEERTTKPVVVWNLTRRCNLYCEHCYAGADLDAAPGELTTAEGKQLLDELADYGVPVVLFSGGEPLVRDDLEELVGHAADRGIRPVLSTNGTLATPERAQALRAAGLKYAGVSVDGMPERNDAFRGEEGAFDAAVRGIENFLDAGLKTGLRYTITEKNAADMESVVDLLSEVGLDRFCFYHLDYGGRGGEIADADLSPEERRRAVERLCEMTLDYHRNGEEIETLLVGNYCDAAFLVEYAREHFGEAKADAVRRYLEVNGGDPTGERVADVDYQGNVHPTQFWQGYSLGNVRDRPFGAIWEDESNPLLRALRNREAHLSGRCASCQYQDICRGGSRLRAIAAEGDVFGPDPQCYLTPRERLGPAADPSGSAAD